In the Helianthus annuus cultivar XRQ/B chromosome 11, HanXRQr2.0-SUNRISE, whole genome shotgun sequence genome, one interval contains:
- the LOC110914526 gene encoding mannan endo-1,4-beta-mannosidase 5, with the protein MHSNPPQTMATYIKSTHLNKWDAIFLAFSLYISFLGCLCEARIYTGKGAFVRTKGSNFVVNGSPFLFNGFNAYWMMNVAADPSERYKVSQVLQDAANAGLSVCRTWAFADGGGYNALQISPGVYNELVFQGLDFVVAEARKYGIRLILSFVNNYKDFGGRPQYVEWARNSGVQISSDDDFYTNPIVKGYYKNHVQRVITRINTITQISYSQDPAIMAWELINEPRCQADYSGRTINDWVQEMALFVKSLDRYHLLEIGMEGFYGDTLPERKQINPGYQVGTDFISNNLIREIDFATIHAYPDQWLSGKDEDFQMAFMQRWMWSHFKDSRTILKKPLVIAEFGKSSKDPGYNIHKRDSYMRDVYRNIYMEARSGGTVGGGLVWQLMADGMGSYRDGYEIILSENPSTDNIMSQQSHAMTSLSHLLRIRHHQHPPRTGSNFF; encoded by the exons ATGCATTCAAATCCTCCACAAACAATGGCTACTTACATCAAATCCACTCATCTTAATAAATGGGATGCTATATTTCTTGCTTTTTCTCTATACATATCTTTTCTTGGTTGTCTTTGTGAAGCTAGGATTTACACGGGTAAAGGCGCATTTGTCCGAACCAAGGGCTCAAACTTTGTTGTCAATGGTTCGCCTTTTTTGTTCAATGGTTTTAATGCATATTGGATGATGAATGTAGCCGCTGATCCAAGTGAACGATACAAAGTTAGCCAAGTCCTACAAGACGCTGCGAATGCTGGTCTTTCGGTTTGTCGCACATGGGCTTTCGCCGATGGTGGTGGTTATAACGCGTTACAAATTTCGCCAGGAGTATATAATGAACTTGTATTTCAG gGATTGGATTTTGTGGTGGCAGAAGCAAGAAAATATGGTATTCGATTGATATTAAGTTTTGTTAATAATTATAAAGACTTTGGAGGGAGACCACAATATGTTGAGTGGGCTAGAAACTCAGGCGTTCAAATCAGTAGTGATGATGATTTCTACACAAATCCTATAGTTAAAGGGTATTACAaaaatcatgttcaa AGAGTTATAACAAGAATCAATACAATCACCCAAATCTCGTATAGTCAAGACCCCGCGATCATGGCATGGGAACTCATTAACGAGCCACGGTGTCAAGCTGATTACTCCGGACGAACTATTAAT GATTGGGTTCAAGAAATGGCTTTGTTTGTTAAGTCATTGGATCGATATCATTTGTTGGAGATCGGTATGGAAGGTTTTTATGGAGACACATTGCCGGAAAGAAAACAAATAAACCCGGGTTACCAAGTTGGAACCGATTTCATCAGCAACAATCTTATTAGGGAAATTGATTTCGCCACGATACATGCCTATCCTGATCAATG GTTGTCTGGAAAAGATGAAGATTTTCAAATGGCATTTATGCAAAGATGGATGTGGAGTCATTTCAAAGATTCAAGAACTATCCTAAAGAAGCCCCTAGTGATAGCTGAATTTGGGAAGTCAAGCAAAGATCCAGGTTATAACATTCACAAAAGGGATTCATACATGAGAGATGTTTATAGAAACATTTACATGGAGGCAAGAAGTGGAGGGACAGTTGGTGGTGGTTTAGTGTGGCAGCTTATGGCGGATGGGATGGGTTCCTACCGCGATGGGTACGAAATTATCTTGTCTGAAAACCCGTCCACAGACAACATCATGTCACAGCAGTCTCACGCCATGACATCTCTGTCGCATTTGTTAAGAATTCGACATCATCAACATCCGCCTAGGACAGGCTCAAACTTTTTTTAG